In the genome of Arachis stenosperma cultivar V10309 chromosome 6, arast.V10309.gnm1.PFL2, whole genome shotgun sequence, the window gattgatccttactcacgtaaggtattacttggacgacccagtgcacttgctggttagttgtgcaaagttgtgtagtgatcacaatttcgcgcaccaattaCCTAACTTTTTGGAGATCAGTTGAACCATTTAATGTTTCTTCGAGAAAAAGAATTTCAGAGACGGATTTGATAGGCATTTTCGCACCAAATACTTCAAGTATATTAAATGAAGACATAACTAAGAGACTTAAAATAAGAATGAAGGTGAAGTCTTTCACTTGAAGTATGCCCCCACAATGGTAAAAACAGGGTGTCGGAATAAACAATCTGATTAAGTAACTAGCTTTTTTTCATGTGGTGTCTATTTAGTAGTTAATATTCGCACGatgaattataataaaaaagcCAGGCAGATGAAATAGATATGGGTACTTGTTTCATCTTTCGGAGTTGTATGGTAACAATGCCTAAACTTTCACAGGTATAGTTCTCGCGGTAGTTGTCGTACTTCACATAAGGCTCGGCAAATCTTTGAAAATGTAGACTTTTGCATGATCTTTAAATATAAACAAAGTTGTTGGCATGCATGTGTAGCAACCATGACGTGTAACGGAGATGGAGGGATTATTTCTTTGGAGACTCCAAAGGCATCACTTATGAAATGAAATAGTGTAGACGAATTACTCTTATTTACTTACGTTATCACTAAGAATATGTTTGGTTGGAAGCTATGAAGCACGAACACTTCGCTGAGTTGCCGTCTCTGCATGTCGGACATATTTTGGACACGATACTTACCGACACTCATCCAACACGCATGTCTACTGTGTCAAAcggtgtcttaataaaaaataaaaaaatttttcggACACGCttggacacacctaaataccatcTCATGTCAGTGTGTccagtcttattcttaatatatattcttgaaataaatttagatataatatatattattatttattagaacaaaaaaatattttaaatacttgatataattaaaataagacattaaaaatattttttaaaaaatttatattttaatatcaataaaatatcaaaatatcattacgatttatccaaaaaatactttatattttatatgtatgcgtGTTCCCATGTCTTAAGAGATTTTAAAATTCGCGTGTCAGCATATCCCGTATTGTGTCGTGTCCCGTGTCCGCGCATCATAGGttggaagaaaagaaatagagaggaatgaaatagaaaggaaaggaaagaaattgagtggatttttatttttgttagatGTGTTTGGATGGAAggaaaataagaaggaaaaaaagttataaaaagacaattttacccttatattataaaatatattgaaaaaagTGAAAGGGCAGTATTGGAAGTAAAGAGAGAAAAATTAGTTTTCTCTCTATTTCTattgaagagaaaaaaaattgatgagtcccaccaatttctttccatcccttttctttcctctctaatttctcTCTTCAATCAAACAATAGAAAATAATCATTTTCTTTCCCATTTTCTTTCCTCCCtttctttccttccattttcccTTCAAACAAACATAGCCTAAAAGAAGAATGGAATTctttaactttaaaaaattacaGATAATCTGGGCCAGAGTTTAAACTTCAGGTTAGTGGCATGATCTTTTGAAGTGGAGTTGATAAGTCATTGTGACGGTCGCAAATGACAACTGCAACTGAATTGACATGATCGCGGCTACGACAGATTGATTAACCAGAAGGTTATAACCACACGTCATTGTTTAAGGTTCGCTATATTGGTACATAGTATTTTGCGGGTACCGCCATTACAAAACCAGAACTTATTtctatgaaaaaaaattatgataaatagttttacatataaaatattcaaaaattttataaacatatcaaagtaaataaaaagcttattataacattaaaatatttaatattaaaataatatatattttttttatgaatattgaTATATTGATAAGTAATAATGTGCTTTTTACATGGCTTATGTATACATTAAATGTATAATAAtaactataataataataaattatattaatcaTCGCAATTAAGtttattatcttttaatcaataataaaaatcaaatatttctATCATAACTTATATAcgataaatgatattttttataaaaaagacGACACTCAATTTCTCATATTCTCATCATATATTTTGTACATTAtgtaataattattaaattatttaataaaaaatttaatttcaaccaataataatatagttacttaataattaatgtttaaccaaaattaaaccctaaataaaacaaaaatatttttatataaaaatcaatcaATAAACTGGATATTATCGTGGTCAATGGATTAAACGCTAACtaacatataaaatattatatttttgacaaatattttattaatttcaaatattaaagattaaattctgaattataaattttaaaatataaattttaataatataaaaataatttattagcacaaaatattaactaatattattaaaaagaattaacCCTTAGTATTTTTTTAAGGATGCTAAAAGCTCAACATAattattactaattatttataaCTTATAATgagattttttaataatttatagaaaatatttataattattgtttttATCTATAATTAAATGTActctttattatatttattatggGTACTATTAAATGTACTCTTCATTTATGTTTACACCGTAGTAAATCGAATTAATATACATCTATTTATATATCTTGGTGAACACataataaatcgaattggaatAGGTCAATTTATTCATTAGATTACGTGCATGTAAATCGACTTAGACATACAATTGATTTACTTGGTTACTAGTAGTATTGCGTAAATCGAATTGAGCTCATTCAATTTATTAGGAGGTCTAAACAATTACGcataaatcaaatcaatcccTTTCGATCTACATGTATATCTGCTAACTCGAATCAGGCTGATTAGATTTAATGCTAACATTGCTAAATCAAATATAGCTGTTGtatcaatttatttaaaaatgtcTATTAAAAACATGCACATAATGATTTTGACTTTGGGTGATTCACATCATTTTGACATAGCTTTAGTTTATTTCGATATTTTGCCTTATATAAATGTACAAGATGTGAAAATTCCTTATTTCAAACTAACGCTTTTTACTCTAATTTATGTTTAAGAACAAATTATCACAGTAAATGTCTTGTAacaatttgttttatttattagtaAATACTAAAGTGAAGTAAATGAATTCATCCTTATAAACTTCAATGGACTAAGTTAATTGATTAAGTAATGgcaattataaattttttattctttattacGTATATTAAAAAATTCTAGTGTTTAAAATTTAGAAGTTATGATTTAGGGTTCACCATTTAGGGTTAAGAATTTAGTatttagagtttagggtttaaaagtttatgattttagaatttagaatttaggtTTTATGGTataggatttagaatttagaattaaaagtttaatttaGGATTTAGAGTTTAGGATTTATGGTTAAGGTTTAAGGTTTATGATTTATGGTTTATGATTTAGGTTTTATAGTTTAGGATTTACCATTTATAGTTTGCGTGTTGAAACTATGATTTCTAACACCCCACATTTATTCAAAGCACCTATAACACtaatattaaagaaaattatcatttttttcatatataaaataatttctgtaAAATAACTTATATAGATATTACTTAATAACATTTATACCGTATATCGTTAAAGTTAATGTTACTATATAGTATtaatattgattttattttttaaaacatgaTGTTAAGTATTCATTTTCAGGTGGCCACACCTCATCCAAATACtactttttcatttcattttattGGTTAATGTTACTTAATATTATTCTTGCCATcattttattcatttactagTTTGTTAGCATGATTAGTAGAAGTTGTTATTTACCCCTTTGTAGGAAGTtgttacaataaaaaataattgactGTGGTAAGGTGTATTATTAGTTAGTTTAAATTTGTAAATCTGTTAGAGTAGTGTAGATATAAATAGCAGTAATTAGATTTATATTAATTTGAGGCTTTTCATTTAATGCAAGTTCATTGCTCAAGTTCTTCTTGGTTTCTCTATTCATGAATGTTTTTCTCCATGTCCACATGCAATTTTAACATGGTGCGGTGAGTGTGGATGGAGAAACATTGAGAATACTCATTTAAGAATGAGCTACTTGCTCTCAAAATTTACGATGATCTAACGTGAATTGAGAATGATGACTAGTCCAACTTCACAATTGAGGcattttcttctttgattcttCGAATTTTTTTCCCTCTTTTATCATTCGTCTCAATCTCCTTTATCCCTTATCCTCagatttcattttctttctcatacacttcttcttcttccttcttgaACTCACACGATAGAGTTTGACGAGAGCTTCGTCATTTCAAGTTTTATTCATAGAATTGAAATAACAAGTTTTCGATCAACGAGATCAAGAGAGAAAGGTTGTGAGTTCATCACTGAAAATTCGTAGTTATGGAGGAAAAATTAGATCAAAGAAGTGGACCTGAAGGAGGCATTCCTACCATGGATGCACAGCAATTTGCAGCATTcttcagtcaaattgcaaagatccaAAGCCATATCAACAAGACAAATCCAAATCAAGATCTCTCCAGCTCCTATTACATACTTCTATCTGAAAATCCAAGTATACCTATCACTAATGTGACTCTTACTGGTTTTAACTATAGTGCATGGAGCAAAGCTATGATTATTGTTCTCTactctaaaaataaatttgaatttgtGGATGACTCTATTATTAAACCTAAGAAGACTGATCCAATTTTTAAGGTATGGAAAATATGCAACATATATGTAGTTGCCTGGATAAATTTGTCACTTAGTCCAAACATCTATCAGAGTGTTCTCTGGAATAATGTCGGTTATAAACTCTGGAATGATCTTAAGCATCGTTACTATCAAGGTGATAGGTTTAGAGTAGCTAAGTTGAATGAAGAAATATATGCACTAAAACAAGGAGATGTTTGTTACTGCCTATTTTGCTAAACTTAAAAATCTTTGGGAAGAGATTGATGAGTTTAGGACAATACCTGTATGTGACTATGTGAAATGTGAGTGTGGACTAGGAATTGTTAGGCTTCAAAGAGAAAAGGATAGAGTCACGAAATTCTTTAGAGGACTTGGAGAGCAATACTCTACTGTTAAATCTCAAGTAATGTTGATGGCAAGAATAATATTAAGTAACATGGGAAAAGTTTGGAAGAATCAATCAACCAAGGGACAAAATCACAACAAACTGCAATGTATTCACTGTGGTAAAACAGGACACACATCGGATAATTGCTACAAAAAGCATAGATATCCACCTAATTCTAAACCTCGTTATGAGAAGAAAAATTCTGTCATGAATTTCTTAACTACAGATAATGCTGAGGATGATAGTGATAATCTCAGTGATTGATGAGCGGACTtctgctagtaaagaatttcacaaaaataatcacgttgtaagtatagtttttAAACCAATAGAGAATcttttcgtacaaaag includes:
- the LOC130933968 gene encoding uncharacterized protein LOC130933968, with the translated sequence MEEKLDQRSGPEGGIPTMDAQQFAAFFSQIAKIQSHINKTNPNQDLSSSYYILLSENPSIPITNVTLTGFNYSAWSKAMIIVLYSKNKFEFVDDSIIKPKKTDPIFKVWKICNIYVVAWINLSLSPNIYQSVLWNNVGYKLWNDLKHRYYQGIVRLQREKDRVTKFFRGLGEQYSTVKSQVMLMARIILSNMGKVWKNQSTKGQNHNKLQCIHCGKTGHTSDNCYKKHRYPPNSKPRYEKKNSVMNFLTTDNAEDDSDNLSD